The sequence below is a genomic window from Halosolutus gelatinilyticus.
GAACCCGGGTTCGTTGTCGACGACGAGAACGGTGATCGGCTGAGTCATTTGTTTTCACGCCAGCTGGCCACGCCCGACCCCTGCGCCGGTCGTCGCCAATCGCATTCACTATACGGGCGTTCGAATGTACTAATAGATTAGGATCCCGTGACTATCGATACTAACCGATTACATGGATCGTCACGTTCTCCGTCGAGACGATCGCCGACGCCGACTCCTCGCCGACCGAGGCTCCGACCGCCTCCCGTTCTCTGTGTAACAATCCCGAAACGATGTTTCTCACATTCGGCTATATGCCGGATTTATGCCCGATCGTTTCCTAGATCTCGGTTCCGTGACCCGTCGGGAATACTTACAGATGATCGGGACGGCGGCGCTGGGTTCGGTCGTCGCGGGGTGCGGCGACATCGATCTCCTTCCGTCGCCCGAACCGCAGGACATCGAGACCCGGGTTACCGACGACCGGTTTCAGACGAGACGAAACGGGGGACGGTGACGGGACTTCCTCGTTCACGGCGTGAATCTCGGCATGGGGAAGCCGGGACGATTCCCCGGCGAAGCGGCGATAACGAAATCGGAGTACAGCCGATGGTTGGACGATATTTCGGAGATGAACGCGAACGTCCTGCGGACGTACACGCTCCACCCGCCGGCGTTCTACGAGGCGCTAGCGGAGCACAACGTCGATCGGGACGACCCGTTGTTGCTCTTGCACGGAAACTGGCTCACCGAAGAAACGCTGCTCGAAACGCGCGACGCGTTCGATCCCGAGATCATCGCCGAACACCGCGAGGGCATCCAGCACGTCATCGACGCCGACGATCGACGTTCGGAATCGGACGCGTCAAGGAACGGCGGTTCGCTCCGCGTTCGTACCGCAGCGAGCCGATTGCTTGCGAGTTGAGATCAGAAAACGCCCGAGGCGGGATTTGAACCACGGTCGCAGCGAAGCCGCTCCCTGATTCAAATCCCTCTGTGGGGCATTCTCCGCTCATGGATGCCGAGCACACGCTTCGCGGTGCTCGTCGGAGTTGTTCGCGGAAGAAGACGCCCGAGGCGGGATTTGAACCCGCGTCACGACCGTGACAGGGTCGTATGATGGGCCACTACACCACCCGGGCTCGCAACTCACCGTTTCCGGGTCGGAATATTAAGGGTTGTGTTCTCACCTCGCCGTGGTATTGCGTCTCTCATCGATTTTTCGGGCGGGACGCCGTGCGATCGTCCGCTCCGACCGAGCGCGGACCCCGATCGAAAGCGACGCGCTTCTCTCCGCGATCCGAACGGGACGATCTCGGCCCGGCGGCGATCGCGGAAACGGGTACTCGTGAACGGGAGTCGAAAATTCGATCGGTCGATTGCAACACGGTACACTGGTTGCTCGTGCGAGACGAGTTTGAGACGACGTCCGAGGCGGAATTTAAACCCGGCAGAGACGTTCCGGGCTGCGGGCTCACTTCGTTCGCAGAACCTCGGTGTAGTTCAAATCCGCGTGTCTACGTTTTCGAGGAACAGCGACTCGCTTCGCTCGTCGATCGGTTCCTCGAAAAGCGCCCGAGGCGGGATTTGAACCCGCGTCACGACCGTGACAGGGTCGTATGATGGGCCACTACACCACCCGGGCTTGCAATTCCTCGTTGCCGGGTGGCAGTATTAAGACTTTCCAATCGAATACCGTGTGGTACGGACAAGCGCGACACTCAGCCGGAGCCTGCACCGTGTCACTGTATCGCATGGCCCACAAGGAATATAACTGATAACCGGCTATCTTCGTACGTGATCGTCGATTCCGGTCAGGTCTGCCCGGCCGGATAGCTGCGCTTCTGACCCGAGTTAGTAACCCTTAACTGCCTGCCACCGCTACGTGCCTGTAGTATCTCGTGACAGCCGCTTCTCTCCCGATAGCCCACACGCACACCAACACATGGTAGACGTAAGCCAACACGAACTCGTGCCGGAGCACACGGTTCTCGAGGAGGACACCCTCGAGGAGGTGCTCTCCGAGTACGACATCGACCGCACAGACCTGCCGAAGATCAAGCGCAACGACCCCGCCCTGCCGGACGAGGCGGAGATCGGCGACGTCATCAAAATCGTCCGCAACTCACGCACAACCGATCAAGCAGTCGTATACCGACTCGTGGTGGAATAAATGGCAATGGAACTCGATCGATCGAAACGACGGGACATCTCGCGCGAATACTTCTCGAGGGACCGGCTCGCCGAACACCACTACCGGTCGTTCAACGCCTTCCTCAACCGCGGCATGCAGGAGGTCGTCGACGAGAAGGCGACGATCGATACCGACATCGGCGACAAGGAGGGCGAGGAACCGGTTCACGTCGAGCTCGGCGACGTTCGCGTCGTCACACCCCGCGTTCGGGAGGCCGACGGCTCCGAGGAACTGCTCTACCCCCAGGAGGCGCGCCTTCGCAACATCACCTACTCCGCGCCGGTGTTCATGGAGATGTCGATCGTCAAGGGCGAGGAAGGCGATCGGCGGGTCGTCGACTCGACCGAGACGAAGATCGGACGGATGCCGATCATGGTCGGCTCCGAGAAGTGTAACATCGCCGGCTTCTCCGACGAGGAACTGATCGAGATCGGCGAGGACCCCGCCGATCCCGGCGGCTACTTCATCGTCAACGGCTCCGAGCGGGTGCTGATGACCAGCGAGGACCTCGCGCCGAACAAGATCCTCGCGGAGTACGACACCAAGTACGGCGACGAGATCCAGGTTGCAAAAACCTTCTCGCAGCGTCGCGGCTACCGCGCGCTGGTCCTCTGTGAACGGACGCGAAACGGGCTGCTCGAGGTCTCGTTCCCCTCGGTTTCGGGATCGATCAACTTCGTCAC
It includes:
- a CDS encoding DNA-directed RNA polymerase subunit H: MVDVSQHELVPEHTVLEEDTLEEVLSEYDIDRTDLPKIKRNDPALPDEAEIGDVIKIVRNSRTTDQAVVYRLVVE